GTGGTCGCGCCGGAGCTTCTCCGCCGCGACCTCCAGGTGCAGCTCGCCCATCCCGGACAGCAGCGTCTGCCCGGTCTCGGCGTCCGTACGGACCGCCAGCGACGGATCCTCCTCGGCCAGCCGCGCCAGCGCCGAGGCCAGCCGGTCGGCGTCCACGCTCCGGCGGGCCTCGATCGCCACGGACACCACCGGCTCCGTCGCGCTCGGCGGTTCGAGCACCAGCGGCGCCTCGGGCGCGCACAGGGTGCTCCCGGTGCGGGCCGACTTCAGCCCGACCACCGCTACGATGTCGCCGGCCACCGCCCGGTCCACCTCGGTGTGCCGGTCGGCCTGCACCCGCAGGATGCGGCTGACGCGCTCGGTGCGACCCGTGCCGCTGTCCAGCACCACGTCCCCCTTCCGCATCGTTCCCGAGTAGACCCGCAGATACGTCAGCCGCCCGGTGGCGGCCGAGCTCACCTTGAACGCCAGCGCGGCCAGCGGCGCCTGCGGGTCGGCGGCCCGCTCCGCGCCGTCCACGCCCCGCACCGCGGGCACGTCCAGCGGCGACGGCAGGTATGCCACCACGGCGTCGAGCAGCGGCTCGATCCCGCGGTTGCGGTACGCCGACCCGCACAGCACCACCAGGCCCGCACCGCTCGCGGTCAGGTCGCGCAGCGCGGCGGCCAGCGTCCGGTCGGAGATCGACGGCAGCGCGCAGAACTCCTCCAGCGCCTCCGCGTGCAGCTCCGCCACCGACTCCTCGAGCAGCCGGCGCCGCCGCCGCGCCTCCTCCAGCAGATCCTCCGGCACCGGTACTTCCCGGCACGCGTCGCCCTCCCAGACGAGCGCGCGCATCCTGACCAGGTCGACGACGCCGGCGAACCGGTCCTCCTGCCCGATCGGCAACTGCACCACCAGCGGGGCCCGGTGCAGCCGGCGGCGGATCGACTCGACCGCGGTGTCCAGGTCGGCGCCGGCCCGGTCCAGCTTGTTGACGAACGCGACGCGCGGCACGCCGTACCGGTCGGCCCGGCGCCACACCGACTCGCTCTGCGGCTCGACGCCCGCGACGGCGTCGAACACCGCGATCGCGCCGTCGAGCACCCGCAGCGAGCGCTCCACCTCGTCGGAGAAGTCGACGTGGCCCGGGGTGTCGATC
This window of the Nonomuraea helvata genome carries:
- the fusA gene encoding elongation factor G, which produces MRAHLSKQEQANSLAVVRNLGILAHVDAGKTTVTERMLYLAGATYKRGEVHDGTTVTDFDSQERDRGITIFAAAVSCVWDGHRVNLIDTPGHVDFSDEVERSLRVLDGAIAVFDAVAGVEPQSESVWRRADRYGVPRVAFVNKLDRAGADLDTAVESIRRRLHRAPLVVQLPIGQEDRFAGVVDLVRMRALVWEGDACREVPVPEDLLEEARRRRRLLEESVAELHAEALEEFCALPSISDRTLAAALRDLTASGAGLVVLCGSAYRNRGIEPLLDAVVAYLPSPLDVPAVRGVDGAERAADPQAPLAALAFKVSSAATGRLTYLRVYSGTMRKGDVVLDSGTGRTERVSRILRVQADRHTEVDRAVAGDIVAVVGLKSARTGSTLCAPEAPLVLEPPSATEPVVSVAIEARRSVDADRLASALARLAEEDPSLAVRTDAETGQTLLSGMGELHLEVAAEKLRRDHGLDVAVGRPQVALRETVTRGVSGLLYRHVKQDGGAGQFAHVVLDVEPLKVDGEGFEFRSTVVGGRVPREYVRAVEAGCRDALADGPLGGHPVTGLRVTLTDGTTHPKDSSDLAFRTAGRLALREALRACAMELLEPVVEVTVTVPDDAAGGVLGDLAARRGRISGSSARAGTVVITAVIPLAEVFGYATRLRSRTQGRGTFTTRPAGYAPAR